A stretch of the Lactuca sativa cultivar Salinas chromosome 9, Lsat_Salinas_v11, whole genome shotgun sequence genome encodes the following:
- the LOC111902231 gene encoding alanine aminotransferase 1, mitochondrial, whose translation MVHIVTGVPYYLDEATWWGVEVFELKKQLETARQKGITVRALFFINPGNPNAQVLTEENQRDIVEFCKKEGLSGKHLCP comes from the exons ATGGTTCATATAGTCACAGGG GTTCCTTATTATCTTGATGAAGCAACATGGTGGGGAGTTGAGGTCTTTGAACTGAAGAAGCAACTGGAAACTGCTAGACAAAAGGGTATTACTGTTAGAGCCCTTTTTTTCATTAATCCAGGAAACCCAAATGCCCAG GTTCTTACTGAAGAGAACCAACGAGACATTGTTGAGTTCTGCAAGAAAGAAG GTTTATCAGGAAAACATTTATGTCCCTGA
- the LOC111902204 gene encoding uncharacterized protein At3g17950 produces the protein MARQQVEEGGGWPLGLQLQPLNLRSTTHADAVSFTTLLSGSPSSSSDSSSDLDTQSTGSFFHDRSITLGNIMGVSSIVEFSRRSLSRGRMISRTPSLGTKTKSNPKLKSWCFGFCLCQRERFDVIDVSTNNVVPLGHFLEVERRADQVHRQGQRSPLIYGADELTLAQPFGETSNSLFVDGRIVPPTKSSPWTSINTDESREGRGFRTPCF, from the exons ATGGCTCGTCAACAG GTAGAAGAAGGTGGGGGGTGGCCTTTAGGGTTGCAGTTGCAGCCTCTGAATCTTAGATCGACAACACATGCTGATGCTGTCTCATTCACTACTTTGCTCAGTGGCTCTCCTTCGTCTTCCTCGGATTCTTCATCAGATTTAGACACTCAG TCTACAGGATCTTTCTTTCACGATAGGAGCATTACTCTAGGGAACATCATGGGTGTTTCCAGCATTGTAGAGTTCTCAAGAAGATCCCTAAGTAGAGGAAGAATGATTTCTAGAACACCATCTTTAGGAACCAAAACAAAATCAAACCCTAAATTAAAATCTTGgtgttttggtttttgtttatgcCAAAGAGAAAGGTTCGATGTCATTGACGTATCTACTAATAACGTCGTACCCCTTGGTCACTTTCTTGAAGTGGAAAGAAGAGCAGATCAAGTTCACAGACAAGGCCAACGTAGTCCCCTTATTTATGGAGCCGATGAGCTCACACTAGCTCAACCTTTTGGGGAGACATCTAACTCTTTATTTGTGGATGGTCGAATCGTGCCCCCAACTAAGTCAAGCCCATGGACAAGTATAAATACTGATGAGAGTAGAGAGGGAAGAGGGTTCAGAACTCCATGTTTTTAA